The following are from one region of the Anabas testudineus chromosome 2, fAnaTes1.2, whole genome shotgun sequence genome:
- the LOC113163122 gene encoding trace amine-associated receptor 13c-like, producing the protein MDGTDSPHLCFPNLNSSCRRLLRPPSETTLLYTLLVFVSLLTVTLNSLVIFSISHFRQLHTPTNTLLQSLAVSDLLLGLLVMPIEGLRYIETCWLLGRLMCALSPYLFYCLISSSLGHMVLISIIRYVTICDPLLHSSKITMTNVKICIFVCWTSSVLYNGLILMEHMGNPDRFSSCYGECVVVVSYIPGTVDLVVTFVAPCTVMAVLYMRVFLAALSQVRVIQSQAVSTNAKAAPTTRKTQRKAARTLGILIVVYLMCYCPYYYPVVAGEDTSTSLSYYSLVTWIMLLNSCLNPLIYALFYSWFRKAIKLVFTLRILQAHSQEVLVM; encoded by the coding sequence ATGGACGGCACTGATAGCCCCCATCTCTGCTTCCCTAACCTCAACTCCTCCTGCAGACGACTGCTGCGACCACCGTCTGAGACTACTCTGCTCTACACcctgcttgtgtttgtctctctgctgaCTGTCACACTCAATTCTCTTgtcattttctccatctctcacttCAGACAGCTCCACACTCCAACCAACACCCTGCTACAGTCTCTGGCTGTGTCCGACCTGCTGCTGGGACTGCTGGTGATGCCCATCGAAGGCCTGCGTTACATAGAAACATGCTGGTTACTGGGGAGATTAATGTGTGCTTTGAGTCCTTATCTTTTTTACTGTcttatctcttcctctctgggCCACATGGTGCTCATATCTATAATCCGTTATGTGACTATCTGTGACCCACTGCTACACTCCTCTAAGATCACCATGACTAATGTTAAAATCTGTATCTTTGTCTGCTGGACCTCTTCTGTTCTCTACAATGGGTTAATTCTAATGGAGCACATGGGGAATCCTGACAGGTTCAGCTCCTGCTATGGTGAGTGTGTGGTGGTCGTCAGCTACATCCCAGGAACTGTTGACCTCGTTGTCACCTTTGTTGCTCCCTGTACTGTCATGGCTGTGTTGTATATGAGGGTGTTTCTGGCTGCACTTTCCCAGGTGCGTGTAATTCAGTCACAAGCTGTTTCTACCAATGCCAAAGCAGCGCCAACTactagaaaaacacagagaaaagcagcaaggACTCTTGGGATTCTGATAGTTGTGTATTTGATGTGTTACTGCCCTTATTACTATCCTGTGGTTGCAGGTGAGGACACCTCCACCAGCTTGTCTTATTACTCTCTAGTGACTTGGATCATGTTGTTGAACTCTTGTTTGAATCCTCTGATTTATGCTCTGTTCTACTcctggtttagaaaagctaTCAAGCTCGTCTTTACGCTCAGAATACTGCAGGCTCACTCCCAGGAGGTCCTGGTCATGTAG
- the LOC113163299 gene encoding trace amine-associated receptor 13c-like, which translates to MDGTDSPHLCFPNLNSSCRRLLRPPSETALLYTLLVFVSLLTVTLNSLVIFSISHFRQLHTPTNTLLQSLAVSDLLLGLLVMPIEGLRYIETCWLLGRLICALSPYVFYCLISSSLGHMVLISIMRYVTICDPLQHSSKITMTNVKICICLCWTSSVIYNGLILMDHMGNPDRFSSCHGECVVVINYIPGTVDLFVTFVAPCTVMVVLYLRVFLAALTQTRVIQLQTAAIDVRAAPTARKSQRKAARTLGILIVVFLMCYCPYYYPTFLGEDTSTSLSYYSILTWIELLNSCLNPLIYALFYPWFRKAIKLIFTFKILQAHSREVMFM; encoded by the coding sequence ATGGATGGCACTGATAGCCCCCACCTCTGCTTCCCCAACCTCAACTCCTCCTGCAGACGACTGCTGCGACCACCATCTGAGACTGCTCTGCTCTACACcctgcttgtgtttgtctctctgctgaCTGTCACACTCAATTCTCTCGTCATTTTCTCCATCTCGCACTTCAGACAGCTCCACACTCCGACTAACACCCTGCTACAGTCTCTGGCTGTGTCCGACCTGCTGCTGGGACTGCTGGTGATGCCCATCGAAGGCCTGCGTTACATAGAAACATGCTGGTTACTGGGGAGGTTAATATGTGCTCTGAGTCCTTATGTTTTTTACTGTcttatctcttcctctctgggCCACATGGTGCTCATATCTATAATGCGTTATGTGACTATCTGTGACCCACTGCAGCACTCCTCTAAGATCACTATGACTAATGTTAAAatctgtatctgtctctgttGGACATCCTCAGTTATCTACAATGGTTTAATTTTAATGGACCACATGGGGAATCCTGACAGATTCAGCTCCTGTCATGGGGAGTGTGTTGTAGTCATCAACTACATCCCAGGAACTGTTGACCTATTTGTCACCTTTGTTGCTCCCTGTACTGTCATGGTTGTGTTGTATTTGAGGGTGTTTCTGGCAGCTCTTACACAGACGCGTGTAATTCAGTTACAGACTGCTGCTATCGATGTTAGAGCAGCTCCAACTGCTAGAAAATCCCAGAGAAAGGCAGCAAGGACTCTTGGGATACTgatagttgtgtttttaatgtgttactGCCCTTATTACTATCCCACATTTCTAGGTGAAGACACCTCCACAAGCTTGTCTTATTACTCCATACTGACGTGGATAGAGTTGTTGAACTCTTGTTTGAATCCTCTGATTTATGCTCTGTTCtatccctggtttagaaaagccATCAAACTCATTTTCACATTCAAAATACTACAGGCTCACTCACGGGAGGTCATGTTCATGTAA
- the LOC113163298 gene encoding LOW QUALITY PROTEIN: trace amine-associated receptor 7c-like (The sequence of the model RefSeq protein was modified relative to this genomic sequence to represent the inferred CDS: deleted 1 base in 1 codon), which translates to MDGTSGSLLCFPNLNSSCRRLLRPPSETALLYTLFAFVSLLTVALNSLIIFSISHFRQLHTPTNNLLQSLAVCDLLIGLLVMPIEGLRYIETCWLLGRLMCAVTPFLFYCLVSTSLGHMVLISIIRYVTICDPLLHTSKLTITNVNICIFVCWAASIIYNGLILMEHMGNPERLSSCYGECVVVVSYIPGTVDLFITFVAPCTVMVVLYMKVFVVAVSQARVIQSQAAVTNAKAAPSAKNSQRKAARTLGILIVVFLMCYCPYYYPTFAGEDTSTSLSYYSILIWIELINSCLNPLIYALFYPWFRKAIKLIFTLRVLQAHSREIMIM; encoded by the exons ATGGACGGCACCAGTGGCTCCTTACTCTGCTTCCCCAACCTCAACTCCTCCTGCAGACGACTGCTACGCCCACCGTCTGAGACTGCTCTGCTCTACACCCTGTTtgcctttgtctctctgctgaCTGTTGCACTCAATTCACTAATCAtc ttctccatctcccacttcagaCAGCTCCACACTCCGACCAACAACCTGCTACAGTCTCTGGCTGTGTGTGATCTGCTAATTGGACTGCTGGTGATGCCCATTGAAGGCCTGCGTTACATAGAAACATGCTGGTTATTGGGGAGGTTAATGTGCGCTGtgactccttttcttttttactgtctGGTGTCTACCTCACTGGGCCACATGGTGCTCATATCTATAATTCGTTATGTGACTATCTGTGACCCGCTGCTACACACCTCTAAGCTCACTATAACTAATGTTAATATCTGTATCTTTGTCTGCTGGGCTGCTTCAATTATCTACAATGGGTTAATTCTAATGGAGCACATGGGGAACCCTGAAAGATTGAGCTCCTGCTATGGTGAGTGTGTGGTGGTCGTCAGTTACATCCCAGGAACTGTTGATCTATTTATCACATTTGTTGCTCCCTGTACCGTCATGGTTGTGCTGTATATGAAAGTATTTGTTGTTGCCGTTTCTCAAGCGCGTGTAATTCAGTCACAAGCTGCTGTTACCAATGCAAAAGCAGCTCCATCCGCTAAGAATTCACAGAGAAAGGCAGCAAGGACTCTTGGGATACTgatagttgtgtttttaatgtgttactGCCCTTATTACTATCCCACATTTGCAGGTGAAGACACCTCCACAAGCTTGTCTTATTACTCCATATTGATTTGGATTGAACTGATTAACTCTTGTTTGAATCCTCTGATTTATGCTCTGTTCtatccctggtttagaaaagctaTCAAACTCATCTTTACACTCAGGGTCCTACAGGCCCACTCACGGGAGATCATGATCATGTGA